CAACTGCACATGACGCCGTCCCAGATCGTCGAGAGCCGGTCCATCATCGAGCGGCTGCCCTGCGCCATCGTGTTCGACCACCTGGCGCGCCTGGCCGACGGCCCCCTGGACGAACGCGCCTGGGCCATCGTGCAGGACCGGTTGCAGGCCGGCAAAACCTGGGTCAAGCTGTCCGGCTACTACCTGGCCGCGGATGCCGGCAAGGCGCGCGACGTGGCGAGAAAGCTCGCGGCGGCCGCCCCCGAGCGCATGGTCTGGGGCTCGGACTGGCCCCATCCCACCGAAATGCCCACGCCGCCGGAGACGGCGCGCACCCTGGACGCCCTGGAGGACTGGATTCCCGACGCCGGCCAGCGCAAGCGCATCCTGGTCGACAACCCCGAGCAGCTATACGGTTTCGAATAACTATCCGGAGACACATATGCAACGCTTCCAACGCATCCGCAGGGGATTGCTCCTGTCCGCCGTCCTGGCGGCCGCCCCGATCGCCGCCCAGGCCGCCTGGCCGGAACAACCCATCCGCCTCATCGTGCCCTATGCCGCGGGCGGCGGCGCCGACAACGTCGCGCGCGTCATCGCCGGTCCCCTGGGCGAGAAGCTGGGCCAGAGCATCATCGTGGAAAACCGCCCGGGCGCCGGCGCGACCATCGCCGAGGGCGTGGTGGCCCGCTCCGCGCCGGACGGCTACACGGTGCTGTACGACACCTTCACCTATGCCGTGAACGCCTCGTTGCGCAAGCTCAACTTCAACCCGTCCAAGGACCTGACGCCGGTGGCGATCACCGCCACGGCGCCGCTGATCCTGGTGGTGAATCCCAAGGTCAAGGCGAACACCCTGGCCGAGTTCGTGACGCTGGCCAAGAATCCCGACAACAAGGTGACCTACGCCTCCTACGGCATCGGCAGCGCGGCCCACCTGGCCGCCGAACTGCTGGCGCGCGACGCCGGCCTGAGCATGCTGCACATTCCCTACAAGGGCGGCGCGCCCGCGCTGGTGGACCTGGTGGGCGGACAGGTGAACGCCTATTTCGCCAATGCCTCGTCCGGCCTGCCTTACGTCCGCAACGGCACGCTGCGCGCGCTGGCGGTGTCGTCGTCCAAGCGGCTGAATACGCTGCC
This genomic interval from Bordetella genomosp. 10 contains the following:
- a CDS encoding tripartite tricarboxylate transporter substrate binding protein, whose translation is MQRFQRIRRGLLLSAVLAAAPIAAQAAWPEQPIRLIVPYAAGGGADNVARVIAGPLGEKLGQSIIVENRPGAGATIAEGVVARSAPDGYTVLYDTFTYAVNASLRKLNFNPSKDLTPVAITATAPLILVVNPKVKANTLAEFVTLAKNPDNKVTYASYGIGSAAHLAAELLARDAGLSMLHIPYKGGAPALVDLVGGQVNAYFANASSGLPYVRNGTLRALAVSSSKRLNTLPDVPTVAESGYPGFEVLEWHGVFVPHGTPPEAARKLADAVQAVISSPDVVKRLNSLGIDPSPIPPSGAQAYIDDQVKRWSTLIKDRNISLE